A region from the Lentimonas sp. CC4 genome encodes:
- a CDS encoding DUF262 domain-containing protein → MPQEHEIKSEKILVKKIFSDMWFRIPDYQRPYIWGKDQVNDLLDDLNFAQKNKPNQEYFLGSFVYQSKRAGSVVGQQFDENDLLDGQQRMTTMLMLFACIRDLADEPKVTASCTKAIFQEGDDIDEIPERTRIVFAIREAVQDFVNEYIKKAGGTAQEEELEALIHSSEDPSVPNMVKAIQEIRRYLSDPENSILLKDFLMFLRNKVLLIYVSTEDLDDAFRLFMILNDRGVPLRNSDILKSQNLGALECEQDSERLKRRYAELWEKAEGELGDEFDRFLNYLRTVLVKEKARLNLLDEYDQKIYNPKEKDKKTGQLKPALLTKGKATFEMVERYLKHYGTLINGVNVTQVGGNFRFDNLIKIMWVGLPSTDWIPPLLRYFDRFKYNGILEFLTLLDNKFSSDWVSQYTPTARIENMNEVIRVVESCATPEEVLQSACFDVDQDAFVRSIESAVYGRRFTRYLLLKLDYIYHNESQKLSVDRLSVEHILPQTPEDTSQWKQDFTDKQREEWTHRLGNLVLITTNKNASQGRKDYANKKKDYFLKRIDTCPNSLRVLNQNDQWTPVQLEANHREVLGKLREHYGIALPVATES, encoded by the coding sequence ATGCCTCAAGAACACGAAATTAAGAGTGAAAAGATTTTAGTAAAAAAAATATTTTCGGATATGTGGTTCCGGATTCCTGATTATCAGCGCCCTTACATATGGGGTAAAGATCAGGTAAATGACTTACTGGACGATTTAAACTTCGCTCAAAAGAATAAGCCTAATCAGGAGTATTTCCTAGGTTCTTTTGTTTACCAAAGTAAGCGCGCTGGAAGCGTTGTTGGACAACAGTTTGATGAGAATGACCTACTTGATGGCCAACAGCGGATGACAACTATGTTGATGCTTTTTGCATGCATTCGTGACTTGGCTGATGAGCCAAAGGTCACTGCCAGTTGCACGAAGGCTATTTTCCAAGAAGGTGACGATATCGATGAGATCCCTGAGCGCACACGCATCGTGTTCGCAATTCGTGAGGCAGTTCAGGATTTTGTTAATGAATACATAAAGAAAGCTGGAGGCACTGCCCAAGAAGAAGAGTTAGAAGCGCTGATTCATAGTTCCGAAGACCCGTCTGTGCCTAACATGGTGAAAGCCATACAGGAAATACGGCGTTATCTGTCTGATCCAGAAAACTCAATTCTGCTGAAAGACTTTTTGATGTTCCTGCGCAATAAAGTCTTATTGATTTATGTTTCAACCGAAGACCTAGATGACGCTTTTCGCTTGTTCATGATTTTAAATGACCGTGGTGTGCCACTCCGCAATAGTGACATTCTAAAATCCCAGAATCTAGGTGCTTTAGAATGTGAGCAAGACAGTGAGCGCCTGAAACGGCGCTATGCTGAATTATGGGAAAAAGCTGAAGGTGAATTGGGCGATGAGTTTGACCGGTTCCTAAACTACCTTCGAACGGTTTTGGTCAAAGAGAAAGCTCGTTTGAACCTTTTAGACGAATATGATCAGAAGATATATAATCCAAAGGAAAAAGATAAGAAGACGGGCCAGCTAAAGCCCGCGTTGCTAACAAAAGGGAAAGCAACCTTTGAAATGGTCGAACGTTACTTAAAGCACTACGGAACCTTGATCAATGGAGTTAATGTCACACAGGTTGGTGGTAACTTTCGCTTCGATAACTTGATTAAAATCATGTGGGTAGGATTACCATCAACGGATTGGATTCCTCCACTGTTGCGCTACTTTGATCGTTTCAAATACAATGGAATACTAGAATTTTTAACGCTTCTGGATAATAAGTTTTCATCAGATTGGGTTTCGCAGTATACACCGACAGCACGTATTGAGAATATGAATGAGGTTATTCGTGTTGTAGAATCTTGCGCTACGCCTGAAGAGGTATTGCAGAGCGCTTGTTTCGATGTAGATCAGGATGCATTTGTCCGTTCCATCGAGTCTGCTGTGTATGGACGTAGGTTTACGCGTTACCTTCTATTGAAACTGGATTATATTTACCACAATGAGTCCCAAAAGCTCAGCGTAGACCGTCTCTCTGTTGAGCACATCCTACCTCAGACTCCAGAGGATACCAGTCAATGGAAGCAGGACTTCACCGATAAACAGCGTGAAGAATGGACACACCGATTGGGTAATCTGGTGCTGATCACAACCAACAAAAATGCCTCACAAGGGCGAAAGGACTATGCGAATAAGAAAAAGGACTATTTCCTGAAACGAATTGATACCTGCCCAAATTCACTGCGAGTGCTGAATCAGAACGATCAGTGGACGCCAGTTCAACTAGAAGCCAATCATCGTGAGGTTCTAGGTAAGCTCCGTGAGCATTATGGAATTGCTCTGCCTGTGGCTACCGAAAGCTAG
- a CDS encoding DUF3375 family protein, translating into MASQFDQYFDNSPTLKLLRMQHAGFILSFFQQSFKENGLTQIAEEDLEALLDQQLLEMRARNVEVMSRDARFYLTQWCEEGYQLLQKRFSEEDRSYVYKLTKHSEKALSWLEDLRRGDKRGYTTSDSRFGRIISELRRIDRDTNADPEARRKELLKQRDVIDAELKQIRDTGTVDTLDPAAVKDALHDLEADLDAFMSDFRAIEETFRDQSREIQNLHLEQQLSKGDYVAHVLDADEELRGRDQGRSYFGFRESMTSVENREELQALTNRAVALAHEHNLDAMPFDRLPRRLFNEVNHVASIYRRITGQLRRVVEEQSSKQSRYLLELLGEARLLAKSCGELPNDVALHDWEDPLRFNNLMEVGFWEAPQRGRFDEIESDDSHDSESLKEALGRIGKPLNLPKYRKRIANVLEQQPQVSLRELVERFPVESGVVDVVAYIAVAGEGSQNVFHPDTIELDLNCPHQPRYAELEKIVFIR; encoded by the coding sequence ATGGCATCCCAATTCGATCAATATTTTGATAATAGCCCCACGCTCAAGCTGCTGCGTATGCAGCATGCTGGTTTCATACTAAGCTTCTTTCAGCAGTCTTTCAAAGAGAACGGTCTAACCCAAATCGCAGAGGAAGATCTTGAAGCATTGCTGGATCAGCAGTTGCTAGAGATGCGAGCGCGTAATGTTGAAGTCATGTCTCGGGATGCTAGATTCTACCTGACTCAATGGTGTGAGGAAGGCTATCAACTGCTTCAGAAGCGCTTCTCTGAAGAAGACAGGAGCTATGTTTATAAACTCACAAAGCATTCTGAGAAGGCGCTCTCTTGGCTGGAAGATCTGCGACGTGGAGACAAGAGAGGCTATACGACTTCGGACTCTCGTTTTGGGCGTATAATTTCGGAGTTGCGGCGGATTGATCGAGATACGAATGCAGACCCTGAGGCACGTCGCAAAGAATTGTTGAAGCAGCGCGATGTTATTGATGCAGAACTGAAGCAGATTCGAGATACCGGAACAGTTGATACTCTGGATCCGGCGGCAGTGAAAGATGCCTTACATGACTTGGAAGCAGATCTAGATGCCTTCATGAGTGACTTCCGTGCGATCGAGGAAACTTTCAGAGATCAGTCGCGAGAGATTCAAAACCTGCATTTGGAACAACAACTATCAAAGGGTGATTATGTCGCACATGTGCTGGATGCGGATGAGGAACTACGGGGCCGGGATCAAGGGCGCAGCTATTTTGGATTTAGAGAATCAATGACCTCGGTGGAAAACCGTGAAGAGCTTCAGGCGTTGACGAACCGTGCTGTAGCACTGGCGCACGAGCATAATCTAGATGCGATGCCATTTGATCGATTACCACGGCGTCTTTTCAATGAGGTGAACCACGTGGCGAGTATCTATCGACGCATCACTGGACAATTGCGCCGAGTCGTCGAGGAGCAAAGCTCGAAGCAATCACGCTATTTACTGGAGCTACTTGGCGAAGCTCGTCTACTGGCAAAATCCTGTGGGGAACTACCTAATGACGTAGCGCTACACGATTGGGAGGATCCGCTCCGGTTTAATAATTTGATGGAGGTCGGATTTTGGGAAGCCCCGCAACGTGGCCGATTCGATGAAATCGAGAGCGACGACTCACATGATTCAGAATCACTCAAAGAAGCGCTTGGCCGAATTGGCAAACCACTGAACCTTCCGAAATATCGTAAACGTATTGCAAACGTGCTCGAACAGCAGCCTCAAGTTAGCCTGAGGGAGTTGGTTGAACGCTTCCCGGTTGAGTCGGGAGTCGTAGACGTAGTCGCCTATATCGCAGTGGCTGGGGAAGGTTCTCAGAATGTATTCCATCCAGACACCATTGAATTGGACCTGAATTGTCCGCATCAGCCACGCTATGCAGAACTTGAAAAAATTGTTTTTATAAGATGA
- a CDS encoding DUF4194 domain-containing protein, producing the protein MNTPVISIRNVIVQLVRGPLYQEDSDLWSRLLRDQDKVKLHFHMMGLDLVLDEDAGYAFLRNESGGDEDEDEETESEAESSLPRLMRRNALSFLPTVLLLELRERLLRHDQSADGTDHLYLDFQEIREFMQLYCDETGNEKKIEAKVRAAIARLSELSVLRSVTNRSDVIYRVEPILRAKLPVDQIEAIRDRLKAQLGRDDVADENQEQEEITEE; encoded by the coding sequence ATGAACACGCCTGTAATTTCTATTCGTAATGTCATCGTGCAGTTGGTGCGCGGACCACTGTATCAAGAGGATAGTGACCTTTGGTCGCGGTTGCTCAGAGATCAGGATAAGGTCAAATTACATTTCCACATGATGGGTCTCGACCTAGTGCTCGATGAAGATGCGGGCTATGCCTTCTTGCGTAATGAGTCCGGAGGAGACGAAGACGAAGATGAGGAAACCGAGAGTGAAGCAGAATCGTCACTTCCTCGATTGATGCGCCGGAATGCCTTGTCCTTTTTGCCGACGGTTCTGCTCCTTGAATTACGAGAGCGCCTTTTACGGCACGATCAATCAGCTGATGGCACTGATCATCTTTATTTGGACTTCCAAGAGATTCGGGAATTCATGCAGCTCTATTGTGATGAAACTGGAAACGAGAAAAAGATTGAAGCAAAAGTCCGTGCAGCGATCGCTCGGTTGAGTGAACTGTCTGTGCTTCGATCAGTGACAAACCGAAGCGATGTGATCTATCGAGTAGAGCCAATCCTTCGCGCAAAACTGCCAGTGGATCAAATTGAGGCGATACGAGATCGCTTGAAAGCGCAGCTAGGGCGCGATGACGTGGCCGATGAGAATCAAGAGCAAGAGGAGATAACTGAAGAATGA
- a CDS encoding SbcC/MukB-like Walker B domain-containing protein: MNAQTQATLEYAPDRSTAGFRLHQFSVLNWGTFHGRVHSFSPDGRTSLLSGGNGAGKSTLADAVLTLLIESRKRNYNQASAGGGERKQRKERSEKDYVLGTYSEEHDQNLGYGRAKQLRKAGKSVTVLLGTFYNETYNQHVTLAQVIWLTPAKKMDRAFIVVRKRLSIEGDFNDLGEPSEVRKRLKARGLEPLDTFSAYSQRFHEALSLSPDKNPMDIFNQAICIKDISNLTNFIREYMLDDGGAPQQLEGLRASFEDLRRTYERIEREKRRLDQLNAIHSLHNTVLVQEDQIDHWQGCIDAAPLFFAESELVLRQAEAEVIDLEVTKAKAEEVSEIQKADKEEERIQDLKSSIESSSAGRRLQEIEKDLVRLKSDVESKKPRQERFIKKVEAWQAGLVCQSEDNFLQVMADAQKDKERLKVESKQLEVTLKKKDTEYEQLSEQQALINTEVRSLQEREGNIGDKLIRIRGRIADALGVSPKELPFVGELVQVKDDETRWTGPIEHLVHSFALCMLVPGRLRKQVDKYAHRTNLKGLLVYHVVESGARSRNPQLDSSAVAAKLELHESIGEFESWLSAELSYRFDHQCCEAPDDVFNQAKAAITIGGLIKQRGSERRKDDRRDINDRSNDVLGWDNSRKINTLQKQHDTLETKRDELLSSIRQQTNGKKEIDTAINAIGALPQIAETWEEIDYFTPTLAQETLRLEQKELEAGSDELSRLQKQLKAAKGAKRDATEKSGNARERFGEWNGNKKLNDTGIKDCKHLIDFVSQDPAGLQKFNDRRPSIQELIDAPATSVAGLATVNQKVTAELEDKRRNARRDRDDAGNKAKFKMQKFLDGIKNEDSKLHDDLYAEGIQLKGYNSALFEPFDSLRLQIKEADLPRNQKRFKNLLQTNLIEDVSSFDGILQEHAETIKRRIEDLNLHLKEVDFDRNKHSYIQLVPVRTDDEHQQWFRGIRQYALENIAHVEDSDEARNERFNRVRNLLDELASDEKRTQRVIDVRNWFEFRADEFYRDNDESFQCYSGASGKSGGEKNRLASTILATAIAYQYGISLNNENQTETFRLVIVDEMFSKTDDEFSTYLLELFKQFSLQLIIVQPLDSKVHLVQKYVERYHIVTRPSVHSEIHNLNVHEYEKLMGEVAER, encoded by the coding sequence ATGAACGCACAAACACAAGCGACTCTCGAATATGCACCAGACCGCTCGACGGCGGGATTTCGGCTGCATCAATTTTCCGTTCTGAATTGGGGCACTTTTCATGGCCGTGTTCACAGCTTTTCGCCTGATGGCCGAACGAGTTTACTAAGTGGAGGCAATGGTGCCGGTAAATCGACACTGGCGGACGCAGTCCTCACACTACTCATCGAAAGCAGAAAACGAAACTATAACCAGGCCTCTGCTGGTGGTGGTGAACGTAAGCAACGCAAGGAGCGGAGTGAAAAAGACTATGTCCTAGGCACTTATTCTGAGGAGCATGATCAGAACCTCGGTTACGGACGTGCGAAGCAGTTACGTAAGGCGGGCAAATCTGTGACTGTGCTCTTGGGCACTTTCTATAATGAAACTTATAATCAGCATGTGACTCTCGCTCAGGTCATTTGGCTCACTCCAGCTAAAAAAATGGATAGAGCTTTCATTGTCGTGAGAAAGCGACTCAGCATCGAGGGGGATTTCAATGATCTTGGCGAGCCGTCTGAAGTGCGTAAAAGATTGAAAGCACGAGGGCTGGAACCGCTTGATACTTTTTCAGCTTACTCGCAGCGTTTCCATGAAGCACTCAGCCTTTCGCCCGATAAGAATCCGATGGATATCTTTAATCAGGCGATCTGCATTAAGGACATCAGTAATCTAACGAATTTCATCCGTGAATATATGCTAGATGACGGTGGTGCTCCTCAGCAACTGGAAGGTCTTCGTGCTAGTTTTGAGGACTTACGCCGCACCTATGAGCGTATTGAGCGTGAAAAGAGGCGACTTGATCAGCTGAATGCGATTCATAGCTTACACAATACGGTTCTCGTGCAAGAGGATCAGATTGATCACTGGCAAGGTTGCATTGATGCGGCTCCTCTCTTCTTTGCAGAATCGGAACTCGTTCTTCGTCAGGCTGAGGCCGAGGTCATTGACCTTGAGGTGACCAAGGCGAAAGCTGAAGAAGTCAGTGAGATACAGAAAGCTGATAAAGAAGAGGAGCGCATCCAAGACCTGAAGTCCTCAATTGAGTCGAGCAGTGCTGGTCGACGCTTACAGGAGATTGAGAAGGATCTGGTGAGACTGAAGTCTGACGTTGAATCGAAAAAACCACGTCAGGAGCGGTTCATTAAAAAGGTTGAGGCATGGCAAGCTGGCCTAGTGTGCCAGTCGGAAGACAACTTTTTGCAAGTCATGGCTGATGCTCAAAAGGACAAAGAGCGGCTTAAAGTAGAATCCAAGCAGCTCGAAGTAACTCTCAAAAAGAAAGATACGGAGTATGAGCAATTATCGGAACAACAGGCACTGATTAATACGGAAGTGCGTAGCCTTCAGGAACGTGAAGGCAATATCGGCGACAAGCTAATACGAATACGCGGCCGTATTGCGGATGCGTTAGGCGTGAGTCCGAAGGAACTGCCGTTTGTGGGGGAGCTAGTTCAAGTCAAAGATGATGAGACGCGATGGACTGGCCCGATAGAGCATCTGGTGCATAGCTTTGCGCTTTGTATGCTAGTGCCCGGGCGTTTACGAAAGCAGGTGGACAAGTATGCTCACCGAACCAACTTAAAAGGTTTATTGGTATATCATGTAGTGGAAAGTGGTGCCCGCAGCCGAAACCCACAACTGGACTCATCCGCGGTCGCCGCTAAGCTAGAGTTACATGAGTCTATTGGTGAATTTGAAAGCTGGCTTTCGGCCGAACTTAGCTATCGTTTTGACCACCAATGCTGTGAAGCTCCAGATGACGTTTTTAATCAGGCAAAAGCGGCGATTACGATTGGAGGACTGATCAAGCAAAGGGGCTCTGAACGCCGCAAGGATGACCGTCGCGATATTAATGACCGCTCTAATGATGTCCTTGGCTGGGACAATTCGAGGAAAATCAATACACTGCAGAAGCAGCATGACACTCTTGAAACTAAAAGAGATGAGCTACTTAGCTCCATTCGCCAGCAAACGAACGGAAAGAAGGAAATTGATACTGCAATCAATGCAATAGGTGCGTTACCCCAAATTGCGGAGACTTGGGAGGAGATTGATTACTTCACCCCAACTCTCGCTCAAGAAACGCTTCGCCTAGAACAGAAGGAGCTGGAAGCTGGATCTGATGAATTGAGTCGATTGCAAAAGCAGCTGAAAGCAGCCAAGGGTGCGAAGCGTGATGCGACGGAGAAGAGCGGAAATGCACGTGAGCGTTTCGGGGAGTGGAATGGGAACAAAAAACTGAATGATACAGGAATTAAGGACTGCAAACACCTCATTGACTTCGTGAGCCAAGACCCAGCAGGGCTACAGAAGTTCAACGATCGTAGACCTAGCATTCAAGAGTTGATTGATGCGCCGGCCACTTCTGTCGCGGGTTTGGCAACGGTGAACCAGAAAGTAACAGCCGAGCTCGAAGATAAGAGACGTAACGCGAGACGGGATCGGGATGACGCGGGCAATAAAGCTAAGTTCAAGATGCAGAAGTTCCTAGATGGCATCAAGAATGAGGATTCGAAACTACATGACGATTTGTATGCAGAAGGGATCCAGTTGAAAGGCTACAATAGCGCACTCTTCGAACCATTTGATAGCTTGCGCCTGCAAATTAAAGAAGCGGATCTTCCTCGAAACCAAAAGCGATTTAAGAACCTGTTGCAGACAAATCTCATTGAGGATGTTTCAAGCTTCGACGGTATACTTCAGGAGCACGCTGAAACCATAAAAAGGCGAATTGAAGATCTGAATCTCCACCTGAAGGAAGTGGATTTTGACCGGAATAAGCATTCCTATATCCAGTTGGTGCCAGTGCGCACTGATGATGAGCATCAGCAATGGTTTCGGGGAATTCGTCAGTATGCTTTAGAAAACATTGCACATGTCGAAGACTCCGATGAGGCGCGCAACGAGCGTTTCAATCGAGTTCGGAATCTGTTAGATGAGTTGGCCAGCGATGAGAAGAGAACTCAACGTGTGATCGACGTGCGCAACTGGTTTGAATTTAGAGCGGATGAGTTCTACCGAGATAATGATGAGAGTTTTCAGTGCTATTCTGGGGCCTCAGGCAAATCGGGAGGTGAAAAGAACCGTCTCGCATCGACAATCCTGGCAACTGCGATCGCGTATCAGTATGGAATTTCACTTAATAATGAAAACCAGACCGAAACCTTTCGTTTGGTCATTGTGGATGAGATGTTCAGTAAGACAGATGATGAGTTTTCGACCTACTTGTTGGAGTTGTTCAAGCAGTTCAGCTTGCAACTCATTATAGTGCAGCCTTTGGACTCTAAGGTTCACCTCGTGCAGAAGTATGTAGAGCGCTACCACATCGTGACCCGACCTAGTGTGCACTCAGAGATTCATAATTTGAATGTGCACGAGTATGAGAAGCTGATGGGAGAAGTTGCTGAGCGATGA
- a CDS encoding DUF3322 and DUF2220 domain-containing protein, with amino-acid sequence MTLNDLRNKAARKLNDVLRAMIQGETIFPLPIRIAKPKITAPLSEWRDTISLIRSQSRESLGFGYTVEWEIVNSKRHGKNEFPAKLSFASLDDFLKYVGAENEAQALLSNVGIMCEWDPGAKSWCAGHLALMRKPAEAIQNAIKILTYLKANPAPGLYARQLPIQVPTKYLEQERPLLEELAHEFAPECLIQEDGTLEERLGLMTKESLIEFRSLDHSIKTLPFGHAMATARELASNDHYFDEFECVIVVENHVPFLTLPDLPKTLAIMGNGFAVHRLSKVPWLSGKTLFYWGDIDLSGFSILAKFRESHPIAASVMMDQTTLDRFSDLQQYHKADQTIQDSQLKHLSAEEDALVDKLKLNGGLRLEQEHIDYSYVSETLMKLIQSKKNN; translated from the coding sequence ATGACCTTGAATGACTTACGTAATAAGGCCGCGAGGAAGTTGAATGATGTTTTGCGAGCGATGATTCAAGGGGAGACGATTTTCCCACTGCCGATTCGTATAGCGAAGCCTAAGATAACTGCACCTCTCTCTGAGTGGCGAGATACGATCAGTCTGATACGCTCACAGAGTCGGGAAAGCCTTGGTTTCGGATATACCGTCGAATGGGAGATCGTGAATTCGAAGCGGCATGGTAAAAACGAATTTCCGGCGAAGCTCAGTTTTGCCTCATTGGATGATTTCCTTAAGTATGTTGGGGCCGAAAATGAGGCTCAGGCACTTTTATCAAATGTAGGAATCATGTGTGAGTGGGATCCAGGAGCAAAGTCCTGGTGCGCAGGGCATTTGGCACTCATGCGTAAGCCCGCTGAAGCTATTCAGAATGCCATCAAGATATTAACCTATCTGAAGGCAAATCCAGCTCCTGGCCTCTATGCGAGGCAATTGCCCATTCAGGTGCCGACCAAATATCTCGAACAAGAACGTCCATTACTTGAAGAACTCGCCCACGAATTTGCACCTGAATGCTTGATTCAGGAGGACGGGACACTCGAAGAGCGACTAGGATTAATGACAAAGGAGAGTTTGATCGAGTTCCGATCCTTGGATCATTCGATAAAAACGCTCCCATTCGGTCATGCGATGGCAACTGCTCGGGAGTTGGCATCCAACGACCATTATTTTGATGAATTCGAGTGTGTCATTGTCGTCGAGAACCATGTTCCTTTTTTGACCCTACCCGATTTGCCTAAAACACTGGCTATAATGGGGAATGGTTTTGCTGTGCATCGACTTTCAAAGGTTCCATGGCTTTCTGGGAAGACGCTTTTCTATTGGGGGGATATTGACCTTTCTGGTTTTTCAATCTTAGCAAAGTTCCGTGAGAGTCACCCAATTGCAGCCTCTGTAATGATGGATCAGACCACTTTGGATAGATTCAGTGATCTGCAGCAGTATCATAAAGCAGACCAAACAATCCAAGACTCTCAACTCAAACACTTATCTGCAGAGGAAGATGCTTTAGTCGATAAACTTAAATTAAATGGGGGTCTACGACTCGAACAGGAACACATTGATTATTCATATGTATCCGAGACCCTGATGAAGCTGATTCAGTCGAAAAAGAACAATTGA